The following is a genomic window from Opitutus sp. GAS368.
CGGGCGGCATGGAGAAATTGCTGCCGGTGCGCAGGAAGAGCACGCGCTGGAAATCGACCTTCTTCAGCGCCGCCAGCCGCGTGAGGGCGTTGGCGATGCCATGGTCCTCCATGTTGGACATCGCGCATATGCCCTCCCCCTTCGTGTAGAGTTTCGTCCAGTTGTCGGCCCACTGCTGCATCCGCGCCCCGTGCCAGTAGCGGCAGGAAGCGAAGCTGTCGCCGATGAAGACCTTCGGCGGCGCCAGCGCCGCCGGAAAGCCGACGTAGAGGGCGCGGTGCGCCTTGGCCGCCGCATCGTCGTAGAGCTCGACGTCCTTGGTCAGGTTGAAGGCCCAGTCGACCAGCGCCAGGTTGAGCGTCCACGCCATCGGCTTCGGCGCCCAGTCGGGAATGACGGGTGGCGTCAGCGGCGTCTTGTTGCCGAGCGCCATGATGCCGTAGGGCCAGTCCTTCGGGGCCTCGCCGGTGTCGATCTCGTAGGCTATGTCGCCGTCGATCACGTGTTTCGCCCAGGCGGCGCTGCCCTCGGTGGCGACATGCGGGCTGACGCCGGCGATGCCGTTGACGAGCCAGTAGGTCTGCGAAAGGTCGAAGCGCGGGTCGAGGCCCAGCGCCATGATCTGCAGGCCGCAACGCACGGTGGTGCCGGAAACAACGCCATAGACGCCCTGGTCGTTGAAGCGCACCGGGTGGTCGAGGCCCGGCACGGTGAGCGTGCCGGTGAGTTTTTCGCGCTCGACCCAGTATTGGAATTCGCCGGGCTTGTCGCCCGTGTCCGCGCCAATCTCGAAGGTCGCGACGACGATCACCTTCGGGCGGATCAGTTCGGCCGCGGACAGCGCGGTGGCAGTCAGGGCGAGGAGAAGCAGACAGCGGGAGAGCATGTGCATGTCCAGCAACCGCCATGCCATGCACACTGCTGTAAGAGGGGCTTTACGCCCCGATGAGGCAGGCGTCGCGTTCGGATCGGGGCGTAAAGCCCCTCCTACAGTTTCGGACAGCTCTTTCACACCTTCGTCTTGAAGTAGGCGATGGTCTTCTTGAGACCCTCGGCAAGCGGGACCTTCGGCTCCCACTTGAGGTATTTCTTGGCCAAGGTGATGTCGGGGCGGCGCTGCTTCGGGTCGTCGGCGGGCAACGGCTTGTGAACGATCTTCGACTTGCTCTTGGTGAGCTTGAGCACGTTTTCCGCGAGCTCGAGCATCGTGAACTCGCCCGGGTTGCCGAGGTTGATGGGCCCGACCATCTCGGTCTGGTCCATCAGGCGCACGAAACCCTCGAGCAGGTCGTCGACGTAACAGAACGAGCGGGTCTGCTGGCCGTCGCCGTAGACGGTGATGGCTTCGCCCTTGAGCGCCTGCACGATGAAGTTCGAGACCACGCGGCCGTCGTTCGGGTGCATGCGCGGGCCGTAGGTGTTGAAGATGCGGACGATGCGGATATCGACCTTGTTCTCGCGGTGATAGTCGAAGAAAAGCGTCTCCGCGACGCGCTTGCCCTCGTCGTAGCACGAGCGGCGGCCGATGGGGTTGACGTTGCCCCAGTAACTCTCGGGCTGCGGGTGGACGGCGGGGTCGCCGTAGACCTCGGAGGTGCTCGCCTGGAAGACGCGGGCCTTGACGCGCTTGGCCAGGCCGAGGCAGTTGATCGCGCCCATCACCGATGTCTTGATGGTCTTGATGGGGTTGTATTGGTAGTGCGGCGGCGAGGCCGGGCAGGCGAGGTTGTAGATCTGGTCGACCTCATACTTGAACGGGTCGATCACGTCGTGGCGCACGAACTCGAACTTCGGGTGGTGGAGCAGGTGCGCGATGTTGTCCTTGCTGCCGGTGAACAGGTTGTCGAGGCACACGACCTCGTGGCCCGCGGCGAGGAGCTTGTCGCAAAGATGACTGCCGAGGAAACCAGCACCGCCTGTCACAAGGATTCTCATGGGAAAAGTGTCGCGGAGCTAATAGCAGGTTGGGCGGCGATTCAATCAACATTCCTCCCTCCCCCGGCAGCATTTTTCCGCCACCCGGCGCGTCGGGGATTGCGTCCCCCGGGGCGCGCTGCCTGCCTGAAGCCCATCATGGACAGCTTGGATCCCAAGATGCTGATCTACGGCGTCGCGTGCCTGGGCTTCTTCGCCACCTGGCTCCTGGGCCGGCAGGTCGAGACCTTGGAGAACGCCTTCGACAGCCTCCCCGCCGCTTTGGTGGCCTTCGGCGCTTTGCTCATGTCGCCGTTTTTCTTTTACTATGCCTGGCAACAGGTCGGGGCCAAGGCGCGCCTGGTCCAGGAGCATCTGCCGGTGTGCGAAGCGTTGGGCCATGCCGTCGGCGCCCAAGGGGGTCGCCCGCCCCGCGGCATCTGGCGTTTCGAGGCGCGGGACGATGTGAAAAACATCCTCGCCTACTACGAAGCCGTCACGACCACCGCCGGCTGGAAGGTCGAACGGAAGAAAAACGGCGTGCTCCTCACCAAGGCGGGCGACTCCGCGGCCATCTGGTGGGAACCTGCCGGGGACGGGCAGCAGATCGTCATCCAGAAGCCGGCTCCACCGGTGCGCTGATCGCCGTCAGCCGGCAAACCCGGCGGCAGGATCGGCCCGTTCGCCGGCCTCGTAGCGCTCGATCCAGGCGCGGTGCCTCGGACCGTAATTACTTGCCTCGAAACAGGCCGCAATCATCCTGACAGCCATGAGGATCGGGGCTGAGGCATTGAAGAATGCTCAAATGAAAGTGCGATCGATCATCTATGGAATCGGGGTGTCTCTGCTCATCGTCGGAACGGCCCAGGCCGCTGAATACAGCAATCCTGAGCTCAAATTTGCGCTCACGCTGCCGGCCGGATGGAAACTGTCGCCCGACCAGTTTAAAGATGATCTGAGTGCCAAACACACTGACCTGCTTTTTGATGGCCCGGTAGAAAAAACCAAAAAAGGCGACAGGGATTTCTATGCATCAGTCAAGGTGCTTCCCGCGTCCGTTAGCTTGCAGCATCTAAGCGATAAAGAATCGGGCTACATCATCAACGAAGATGCGTCGCGCACGAAAATCGCCAAAAGTGCGCTCATCCAGCACCGGGGCTTTCCGGCGCGAACACTGGAAGGACCGGCGACACCCGACGGCGATCCAGGTTATTATTATGCGCTCGCGATCAAACCTGCGGCGAATGCCGGCATCATTCTTCTGGTCGTGACTGTCGATCTGGAGACCTTGAAGGGTGCGGGCACCCGTCCGCAGATTGATCAGCTACTCGCCAGCTTCAGGCCATTGTAGGCTCGCCGGCCTCGTAGCGCCCGATCCAGGCGCGGTGCCACGGGCCGTAGTCGCCGGCCGCGATGTGCGCCCGGGCCTGGGCCACGAGGTCGAGGTAGAAATGGACGTTATGCAGCGAGATCAGCGTGCTGGAGAGAATCTCGCCCGCCATCGTGAGGTGCCGCAGGTAGGCGCGGGAGAAGTTGCGGCAGGTGTAATTGTCGAGACCCTCGACCAGCGGCTTGGGGTCGGTGCGGTAGCGCTCGTTGCGGAGGTTGATGAGCCCGTCCGGAGTGAACGCGGCGCCGTTGCGCGCCACGCGCGTCGGGTGCACGCAGTCGAACATGTCCACGCCCAGCGCGATCATCTTCAGGATCTGCGGCGGCGTGCCGAGGCCCATCGTGTAGCGCGGCTTGTTCGCGGGCAGGAAGGGCGTCGTCGCCGCCACCTGCTTGATCATCTCCGGCTCGGGTTCACCCACGCTCACGCCGCCGACGGCATAGCCCGGGAAGTCCAGCGCGGCGAGCGACTCGGCCGCCTCGCGGCGCAGGTCGTCGAAGGTCGAGCCCTGCGCGATGGCAAACACATGGTGGCCCGCGCCGAGGAAGCCGTTGTCGGTCGCGATCTGCTGGCACTGCTGTGCCCAGCGCAGGCTGCGGTCGACGGCGCGGCGGCACTCCTCCTTGGTGCACGGCCAGGGCGGGCATTCGTCGATGACCATCGCGATATCCGAGCCGAGATTGGCCTGGATCGTCATGACCTCGCGCGGACCGAGGAAAACCTTGGCACCGTCGAGGTGCGACGCGAACGCGATGCCGTCCTCGCGGATGTCGCGCAGCTTCGCGAGGCTGAACGCCTGGAACCCGCCGCTGTCGGTCAGGATCGGGCCATCCCAGCCCATGAACTTGTGCAGGCCGCCGAGCTCGCGGATGAGTTCCGATCCGGGACGGAGGTTGAGGTGGTAGGTGTTGCCGAGGATGATCTGCGCACCGGTCTCCTTGATCTGGGCCGGCGTCAGCGCCTTGACCGTGCCCTGCGTGCCGACCGGCATGAAGATGGGCGTCTCAATGACGCCGTGCAGAGTCTGCAACCGGCCGCGCCGGGCCGCGGTCGCGGAGTCGGTCTGCAAGAGCTGAAAGGGGCCTGACATGCGGGCAAATTCACGAACGTCCCGGCAAAGGCAAACGGTTTCAGGCCGGCGACCAAGGGCGGATTCCCCCACCCACGGGCCACCCCGCCAGCTGCTCGCGCAGACCAGCCCAGGCGGGTCCTTGGAATCCCGGCCGTTGGAGGAGGGCGCGCAGCGGTTCGATGACAAAGGGACGTTCGAACATCCGGGGATGCGGGAGCTGCAATCCGGGATCCTGTCGCGTTTCCCCGGCATAGAGCAGCAGGTCGAGGTCGATGCGGCGCGGCCCCCAGCGGACGATCCGCTTGCGCCCGAGCTCCAGCTCGATGGCCAGCAGTTCCTGCAACAAGGCCTCGGGTGTGAGGGTGGTTTCCACACCCGCCACGAGGTTCAGAAAGAGGGGCTGCTCCAGCACGCCGACCGGGTCGGACTCATATACCGGCGACAATTCCACGCCGACGATCCCCGCGGTCGCCTGCAGCCGCCCGAGCGCAGCGCCGATGGTGCCCCAGCGATCGCCGAGGTTGGCCCCGATGCCGATAAAAGCCTGCGCCGGCTGCATGGGCTTATCGCCTGGATTTGCCCCGGGCGCGCCGGATCCGGACCTGCACGCCGCCAAACTCAAAATCGACCGGCGGACTCGGCTTGAGCAGTTCGATGACCACCGCCTGCGCGGCCGGAAACGCCGCCAGCAGGCGCCGGGCGATGTCCTCGGCCAGAGCCTCGATCAGCTTGCGATGCGCCCCCTCCACGACTTCGCGCACCACGGCCTGCACCGCACAATAGTCGATGGTGTCAGCCAGCGAGTCGCTGCGGCCGGCCCGGGCGACGGAGACCTCCAGTTCCACCGTCACGCGAAACTCCTGCCGGCGGCGGCGCTCGACCGGCAGCACGCCGTGGCAGGCGCGAAAGGTCATGTCGGTCAGGACGAGTTTGTCGGCAGGCTTCATGGGAGGAAATTCAGGCCCTGTTTCAGGGCGTCGGCCATGCGCACATAGCGGCGCATGGCGGCCACGTCGTGCACGCGCACCATCTGGCAGCCCTGCTGGATGCCCCAGACCAGCGTGGCGCCGGTGCCGTCGAGGCGATCGTCCACCGGCGCATCGAGCACCCGGCCGATGGTGGACTTGCGGGACGTGCCGAGCAGCACCGGGTGGCCAAGCGCGACGATTCTGCCGAGGTCGCGCACGACCGCCAGGTTTTGCGCCACGTCCTTGGCAAACCCAAAGCCCGGATCGAGCCAGATCTGGTGCCGCGGAATCCCCGCCGCCGCCGCCAGCGTCAGGCTCAGCTGAAGATCGCGGAGCAGATCGGGCCAGAAATCGCGGTAGTCCGGCTTGAACCGGTTATGCATCACGATGACCGGACAACCCAGCGCCGCCACCGCCCTGGCCATCGGCGTCGGCGCAGGCGGCCCGAACTTCCCCCGGCTGTCGCCCCCAGCTGCGCGTTCCGCCTCCGACAGACTGTGCGTCAGTCCCCAGACATCGTTGACGATGTCCGCGCCGGCCCGAACGGCGGCGGTCGCGACCTCGGCCTTGTAAGTGTCGATGGAGAGCGGGATGTCGGGCCATTGCTGTCGCACGCTTTCAATCGCGGGCAGAACCCGGTCCAGTTCCATGGCGGCGGACACCGCAGCCGCTCCGGGTCGGGTGGACTCGCCCCCGATATCGAGCACATCCGCCCCTTCGGCGATCATCCGCCCCGCCCGCTCCACCACCGCCTCCGGCGTGGGCAGCTGGTTGCCATCAGAAAAGGAATCGGGGGTGACGTTGAGGATTCCCATGACGAGCGTGCGACCACCCGGTGCGGGCAGGCTCCGCCCGTGCGGGCTCTGCCAGAATTCGGAAGTATGAGTGGAAGAGTTCAACATGCCGGGGGCTTACAGTTACAGCCGACCTGTGACTGGCAAGTCCCGGAACTTGACCCGGCTGCCAGTATGGGGATAGTGCAGCTTCGTGCTGCTGGTCATCGACAACTACGATTCCTTTACCTTCAACCTGGTTCAATACTTCGGCCAGCTGGGCGTGAGCATGCGGGTATTCCGTAATGACGAGATCACCCCGGCCGAGGCGCTGAAGCTGAACCCCGAACGTGTGCTCATTTCGCCGGGTCCCTGCACCCCCTCCGATGCTGGTGTAAGTATCGACATCATAAAGACTTTCGCCGGCAAGAAGCCTGTCTTGGGCGTCTGCCTCGGCCACCAGGCCATGGGCCAGCATTTCGGCGGCAAGGTCATCCGCGCCCCGCGCCAGATGCACGGCAAGCTCTCGCCAATCAAGCACCGCAACACCGACATCTTCGCCGGCCTCCCCTCGCCCTTCACGGCCACCCGCTACCATTCGCTGCTGGTCGAGCGCTCGAGTTTCCCGGACTGCCTTGAAATCACGGCCGAGACCGCCGAGGGCGAGATCATGGGCCTCCGGCACAAACAATTCCCGGTCTTCGGGGTCCAGTTCCATCCCGAATCCATCGCCACCGAAGGCGGCATGAGCATCCTCCAAAATTTTCTATCCCTGAATTAGTCACCACGAAACACCCGAAATACACCAAAACAAACCCGTGACCTCCTTCTTTTGTGTTTTTGGTGTATTTCGTGGTGCTCAATAATCCTCTCCCATGCGCTGTCCCAAGTGCACTTCCATTGAAGACAAGGTGATCGACTCGCGCATCGCGCGCGACGGCAACAACACCCGCCGCCGCCGCGAATGCCTCGAGTGCGGCCACCGCTTCACCACCTCCGAAACCCTCGTCCGCGACAGCATGGTCGTGGTCAAGCGCGACAGCCGCCAGGAGCCCTTCGACCGCGAGAAGCTCCTCCGCGCCGTCCGTGCCGCCTGCCACAAGCGCCCCGTCGACAACGAGCAGATCACGATGCTCATCGAGGACGTGATCGACGCCGTCGAGGCCCTCTACGAGAGCCAGGTGCCCACCAGCGCCGTCGGCGAACACGTCATGCAGCGCCTCCGCAAGATGGACCAGGTCGCCTACGTCCGCTTCGCCTCCGTCTACAAGGAATTCCGCGACGTCTCCGAGTTCGTCGACGAAATCAGCAGTCTTGCACCCCGCCGCGCATCCGATAATCCGAAAGCCAAGAAATGACGCGCTCGCCCCAACTGCGCCGGCTTCACTTCCTCAACGCGCTGTTCGCCCCGCTCACCGGGCACGACCTTTATCTGGCCCAGCAGATTGACGCGGCCATCACCAGCAGCCTCCCCGAGGCCGCGGAACGCGCCCCGGGCGACCCGGACTTCGTCAACGCCGCCGCCAAACTTTTCGCCCGGCTCTGTTCCGCCCGACCCGCCCACGGTTTCTTCCACTGGGATGCCGCCGCGGATGACGCCGGCGCTGCGCCGCTCTTCGCTCGCGCGGGCGTGATGCAGGGCCTGAAGCAGCTCTCCGCCTTTCCCGAATCGACGCTGCTGGTCACCAACCTCCGCGTCGCCCACTGCCCGCCGGCCAGGCGCTGGACCGAACGCCGCCGCCGCGACTACGACGACGCCCTGAGTTTCATCCGCGAACTCGCCGCCGCCCGCTCGCGCCGCGACGCAAATTTGAATCTTTTGTTTCTCTGAGTCCCCGCGGATAACGCGGATGGACGCGGATTAAATTCATCCCATCCGCGTAAATCAGCGTAATCCGCGGAGAATACCTCCCATGTCCAAAACGATTTTCCAAAAGATCATCGACCGCGAGATTCCGGCGAAGCTCGCGCACGAGGATGAGTTCTGCATCGCCATCCACGACATCGACCCCAAGGCGCCGGTGCATGTGCTGATCATTCCGAAGAAGCTCATTCCCCGCGTTGGCGCGGCCACCGCCGCCGACCAAGCTACCCTCGGTCACCTGCTGCTGACGGCCGCTGCGCTCGCGAAGAAGCTGGGCATTGCCGAGTCCGGCTACCGTATCGTGATCAACAACGGCCGCGACGGCGGAGAAACCGTACCGCACCTGCATGTGCACCTGCTCGGCCAGCGCCCCCTCGCCTGGCCGCCGGGCTGAGCGGCAGGGCGAATCCTCCGGATGAGCCGCGGCTCGTCGGGACGACTCGCCCTACCAAAGAAAGATCCCCGGGGCATTGATCGAACCACCCGCGGGGGGGTCGCCCGCTCTCCAGTTATTCGTTCTGGAGCCACGGCGACCTCGCCGTGGAATCTCAAGACCAAGCCGGAGCAAGCTCCGGGGTATTGAACCCAAAGGGAATAAAAAGCCCGCGGAATCCGCGGGCTTTATTTTTTGGAGAGCCCGGCTCCCGCCGGGCCGCGGCCCACGGGGACGTGGGCCGCTCCACTTATTTCAAATATTTCGCGAGCCAAGCGTGGACCTCGCCATACCAGTAGCGGCTGTCCTCGCCGCGCAGGATCCAGTGGCCGGCCTCGGGGAAGACGAGCAGCTTGCTCGGCACCTGCAGGCGCTGGTTCAGCGTGAACCACATGTAGGCGTTGTTCATCGGCACGCGGAAATCGAGCTCGCCGACCGAGATGAGGATGGGCGACTTGAAGCCGGTGCCCTTCGCGTGGTTGCCGGCCTGCAGTGCCGGGCTCTGCGCGCGCCACACGGGGCTGTCGCCCCAGATCGGGCCGCCGGAATTCACCTCACGCCCGAAGATGCCGTCGCTGGTGCCCCACTGCATCGTGAGGTCGGCCTCGCCGGCGTGGGAGATGATGCACTTGTAGCGCGTGGTCGTCGCCTGCAGCCAGTTGGCCAGGTGGCCGCCGTAGCTGGCGCCGCCGGCCGCGAGGCGCGTGCCGTCGATGAAGGAATATTTCTTGATGGCCTCGTCGACGGCCTGGTTGATCTCGTCCCCGGGCGTCTTGAGCGGGTCGAGCTGGATGGCGCGAGCGAATTCCTCGCCGTAGCCGGTCGAGCCGGTGTAGTCGGTCAGAATGAGAACGTAGCCCGGCTTGGCCAGCAGATCGTAGTTCCAGCGCAGCACGAAGGCATCGTGCCACATGTTCGCCGCACCGCCGTGGATGACGGCAAAGAGCGGATACTTCTTCGCCGGGTCGAAGCCGGCGGGCTTCACGATCATGCTGTGGATGTCGCGACCCTGGGCGCTTTTGAACCAGAAGTGCTCGACCGGGAGCCAGTCGATCGCCGCGGCCTTCTCGCGGTTGATCGCGGTCAGGCGCTTCGGCACGCCGTTGAACGAATAAACCTCCTGCGGATTGGTCGTGGCCTCCCACGTCCCGGTGAGGGCGTGGCCGCCCGCGTTCAGGCCGCTGATCGTGCCGGTGGCCGGCGAGGCCTCGTCGCGCACGTCGTTGCCGGCGTAGGACACCGAATGGAGCTGTTCGAGGCCGGCGTGTTCGTAGGTGAAATAGATGCGATCGGAGCCCTCGGGCGCGGCGTAGCGCGACACCGAGCGGTCGAGGTTTGCGGTGAGGATCTTCGGCTCGCCCTTGAGCGGCCAGGGAAAGCTCGCGAGTTTGCTCAGGTCATAGACCTTGCCGGCCTGCTCGGCCGAATAGGTGCACAGGAGCGTCTTGCCATCGGGCGAGAACGACAGCGAGCCGTAGCTGTGGGTGTCGTTGGTCAGGCGCGACGGCTCGCCACCGGCCGCAGGCACGGAGAAGATCTGGGTGTTCACGTTGGCGAAGGCGCCGTCGTTGCGGTTCAGCGCCGCGGTGAACACGACGGCCGAGCCGTCCGGCGCCCACTCGGCTTCCAGATTCTCGCCGCTGCTGCCGAACGGGCCGCCGAAACCGGGCGAGGCGGCGAGCTTGGTGCCGGCCAGCAGGTCGCGGGCGACCACACCGGCCTTGGCCTCCTGCACGAAGAGATGCGCCCGCTTGTCGTCCAGCCACGACATCCAGTAGCGCGGCGGGAAGGTCTCATAGGCCCGGGCATTGTATTTGCGGTCCTTGTGCTCCTTGGCGGCCTTCTTGTTGGCTTCGTCGTCCGTGGCGCCGGGATAGACCGAGCTCACGAACAGGAGCTTGCTGCCGTCGGGACTCCACTTGGGCGAGCCGGCACCCGTGGACAGCGACGTGACGCGCTCCGCCTCGCCGCCCCCGGCGAGATCGAGGACGTAGACCTGCCCCACCTCGTCGCCGTCGCGTTTGGCGGCGAAAGCCAGCTTGCGGCTGTCCGGCGACCAGACGACCCCGCTCTCGGCCGGCTTGCTGAAGGTGATGCGGCGCGCCGGCGTGTCGTCCGTCAGCGATTTGAGCCAGAGGTCGGAGACCGTCTCCTTGGCATCATAGGCCGGCTCGGTGACCCCGAACACGACCCACTTGCCATCGGGGCTGGGCACGGGCACGTCGAGGCGTTTCATGAGCCATACATCCTCGTGGGTGATGACATGTTTGGTGGGCGCCTCAGCGGCGCGGAGAAGGCCGGCCGTGCAGGCCAGCAGAGACAATACGGCGATCAATCGGATCTTCATGGGGGATGAGGATGAAGGCTAAGAACGGGCCTCAAACGTGCCATCCGCGCGTTTTGAGACGAGCTTTTTAAGCTCCAAGCCCATGAGCGCCGCCGCCACCTCGGACGAACCCAAGCCGGTGGCGGCGGTAAGCGCATCCACCCCGAGCAGGCCGCCCCCGCTGAAAGCCGCGATGACCCGCTGCTCCGTCGCGTCGAGCTGCGGCATGAGTTGCTCGAGCAGACCCGGCTGGCCTTCCGTGGTGATGGCTCGTGGACGCAAGCCATCGAGGTAATTCAGCTCGTTGAGAATGTCGTCGACACCGGTAAACAGCGTCGCCCCGTCGCGGATGAGCTGGTGGCAGCCCGCGCTGCTGGGCTGGTCGATGCGGCCCGGCACGGCGTAGATGAGCCGGCCCTGCTCGCCGGCGAAACGCGCGGTGATCATCGCCCCGCCGGCCACGTCGCTCTCCACCACCACGATGGCTTCGCACATGCCCGAGACGACGCGGTTGCGCATCGGAAAGGTCTGCTTGTCCGCCTTGCGGCCGAAGGGAAACTCCGAGAGCACGGCGCCGGTCTCGGCGATCTGGCGGTAGAGCCCGAGGTTCTCGGGCGGATAGACGATGTCGATGCCGCACCCCAACACCGCGGCGGTCTTGCCGCCCACCGACAGAGCGCCCTCGTGCGCCGCCGTGTCGATGCCCCGCGCCAAGCCGCTCACCACGCAGAAACCCAGCCGGGCGAGATCGGCGCCGAGTTTCTTCGCCACCGACTGGCCGTAGAGCGTCGTGCGCCGGCTGCCCACGACGGCGATGCACGGTTGCTCAAACAGGTAGCCGCCTTTCCGATAGAGCCCGATGGGCGGATCGTGGATTTCCTTGAGCAATTTCGGATAGCCCTCGTCGCGCGCGGTGATGAAGGTTGCGCCGGCCTTGGCCAGCCGCTCCTCCTCCTTCGCGAGGTCAAAATGCCTCCGCCAGTTGACCAGCGCATCGCTCGTCTCCGGGCCGACGCCGCGCACCGACTCCAGCCGGCGCTTGGGGGCCGCGAGGATGTCGCGCGGGTCGCTCCCGAACTCCTCAAGGAGCCGGTGGAGCGTGACGGGCCCGATGTTGGGCAGGTCGTTCAGGACCATGAAGGCCTGTCGCTCGGTCAATGTGTCTGCCATGGCGTGGGTTTGAGCGCCGGCCCGAGCTGCTCCAGGATTTCCGAAGTTTCTACGGTGACCTGGCCGTAAGCGCGAGCCAGTAAATCGGCCGCGCGGCCATGCCAGACCACGCCCCGGCAGGCGGCCAGCCCGTGATCCCCCGGCGCCTGCGCCAGTAGCCCGCCGATCAGGCCGGCCAGGATGTCGCCGCTGCCCCCGCGCGCCAGCACCGGCCCGCCAAAGGGGCTGTGGTAGATCTTCTTGCCGTCGGTGACGCGGGTCAGCGGCCCCTTCAGCACCAGCACGCCCTGCGGCGCGGTGAAATTGCCGTCGGTGAAAAGCGCCGGCGCAATGCGTTCGAACTCGCCGGCGTGCGGCGTGCCGATGAAGGGCTTGCTGAGCACGCGAGCCACCACCTCCGGCCGCAACGCATCCGCATCCAACACCAGCGGCACTTTCGCCTCGCCCACCAGGTGCGCGGCCAGACCGAGCGTCTCGGCCTCCGCGCCCATCCCCGGGCCGACCAGCATCGCGGTGCCTTTCGCCGCGCGCGCCTGCACCAGTTCCGCCGTCCCCGCCGCCAGGCCACCCGCGGCGGTGACAGGACAGCCCACCCACATCACCTCCGGGTGGCGGGCGGCGTATTCCGGGGCGAACTTCTCCGGCACGAAGGCCGTGACCAGCCCGGTGCCGCTGCGCAGGGCCGCGCGCGCCGCCATGATCACGGCGCCGGGATAACTGTGCGAGCCGCCGACCACGAGCAGGTGGCCGAAGGTACGCTTGTCCGACTGCGCCGGGCGCAATTCGACCAATGGTTTCAACAGTTGCTCGATCAGTATCCGCTCGGTCGCGTCGGGCGCCGAGGCCTCCTGCAGCAGGCCGATGTCCACGTAGCGCAGCCGGCCGACCACCGCGTTGTTTCGCGGCAAAAGCACGGGATATTTCACGCTGCCCGTCGCGTAGGTGAAGTCGGCGCGGAACGGGACCGACGCGCTGTTTTCGCCGACCCCGCTCGGCAGGTCGACGGCCGCGCGGAAGCGGATGCCGTCATGCGTGTTGACCTGCGCGAGGAGGCGAGCGACGGCCGCATCCATCGGGGGGCGGAACTGAAAACCGAAAATCCCGTCGAGGCAGAGGGCGTATTCCTGGTCCGCCGCCAGTGCCTGCCCGGCCGGGAGAATCTGCACGCGCTCCGGCGCCTGCTCCCGCAGCCAGTCGAGCGCCCGGCCGGCCAGCGGTCGCAATTCCCCTGCGCCGAAGGCCAGCACGACGACCGCCCGGGTGTCCGGTCGCTCGTAGAGGATCGCGCGCGCGGCCAGCAGGGCGTCGCCGCCGTTATGGCCCTTGCCCGCCA
Proteins encoded in this region:
- the tgt gene encoding tRNA guanosine(34) transglycosylase Tgt, whose protein sequence is MSGPFQLLQTDSATAARRGRLQTLHGVIETPIFMPVGTQGTVKALTPAQIKETGAQIILGNTYHLNLRPGSELIRELGGLHKFMGWDGPILTDSGGFQAFSLAKLRDIREDGIAFASHLDGAKVFLGPREVMTIQANLGSDIAMVIDECPPWPCTKEECRRAVDRSLRWAQQCQQIATDNGFLGAGHHVFAIAQGSTFDDLRREAAESLAALDFPGYAVGGVSVGEPEPEMIKQVAATTPFLPANKPRYTMGLGTPPQILKMIALGVDMFDCVHPTRVARNGAAFTPDGLINLRNERYRTDPKPLVEGLDNYTCRNFSRAYLRHLTMAGEILSSTLISLHNVHFYLDLVAQARAHIAAGDYGPWHRAWIGRYEAGEPTMA
- the nrdR gene encoding transcriptional regulator NrdR → MRCPKCTSIEDKVIDSRIARDGNNTRRRRECLECGHRFTTSETLVRDSMVVVKRDSRQEPFDREKLLRAVRAACHKRPVDNEQITMLIEDVIDAVEALYESQVPTSAVGEHVMQRLRKMDQVAYVRFASVYKEFRDVSEFVDEISSLAPRRASDNPKAKK
- the folK gene encoding 2-amino-4-hydroxy-6-hydroxymethyldihydropteridine diphosphokinase translates to MQPAQAFIGIGANLGDRWGTIGAALGRLQATAGIVGVELSPVYESDPVGVLEQPLFLNLVAGVETTLTPEALLQELLAIELELGRKRIVRWGPRRIDLDLLLYAGETRQDPGLQLPHPRMFERPFVIEPLRALLQRPGFQGPAWAGLREQLAGWPVGGGIRPWSPA
- a CDS encoding aminodeoxychorismate/anthranilate synthase component II — encoded protein: MLLVIDNYDSFTFNLVQYFGQLGVSMRVFRNDEITPAEALKLNPERVLISPGPCTPSDAGVSIDIIKTFAGKKPVLGVCLGHQAMGQHFGGKVIRAPRQMHGKLSPIKHRNTDIFAGLPSPFTATRYHSLLVERSSFPDCLEITAETAEGEIMGLRHKQFPVFGVQFHPESIATEGGMSILQNFLSLN
- a CDS encoding histidine triad nucleotide-binding protein, whose amino-acid sequence is MSKTIFQKIIDREIPAKLAHEDEFCIAIHDIDPKAPVHVLIIPKKLIPRVGAATAADQATLGHLLLTAAALAKKLGIAESGYRIVINNGRDGGETVPHLHVHLLGQRPLAWPPG
- a CDS encoding dihydropteroate synthase, yielding MLNSSTHTSEFWQSPHGRSLPAPGGRTLVMGILNVTPDSFSDGNQLPTPEAVVERAGRMIAEGADVLDIGGESTRPGAAAVSAAMELDRVLPAIESVRQQWPDIPLSIDTYKAEVATAAVRAGADIVNDVWGLTHSLSEAERAAGGDSRGKFGPPAPTPMARAVAALGCPVIVMHNRFKPDYRDFWPDLLRDLQLSLTLAAAAGIPRHQIWLDPGFGFAKDVAQNLAVVRDLGRIVALGHPVLLGTSRKSTIGRVLDAPVDDRLDGTGATLVWGIQQGCQMVRVHDVAAMRRYVRMADALKQGLNFLP
- the folB gene encoding dihydroneopterin aldolase → MKPADKLVLTDMTFRACHGVLPVERRRRQEFRVTVELEVSVARAGRSDSLADTIDYCAVQAVVREVVEGAHRKLIEALAEDIARRLLAAFPAAQAVVIELLKPSPPVDFEFGGVQVRIRRARGKSRR
- a CDS encoding UDP-glucuronic acid decarboxylase family protein, with translation MRILVTGGAGFLGSHLCDKLLAAGHEVVCLDNLFTGSKDNIAHLLHHPKFEFVRHDVIDPFKYEVDQIYNLACPASPPHYQYNPIKTIKTSVMGAINCLGLAKRVKARVFQASTSEVYGDPAVHPQPESYWGNVNPIGRRSCYDEGKRVAETLFFDYHRENKVDIRIVRIFNTYGPRMHPNDGRVVSNFIVQALKGEAITVYGDGQQTRSFCYVDDLLEGFVRLMDQTEMVGPINLGNPGEFTMLELAENVLKLTKSKSKIVHKPLPADDPKQRRPDITLAKKYLKWEPKVPLAEGLKKTIAYFKTKV
- a CDS encoding purine nucleoside permease, with amino-acid sequence MLSRCLLLLALTATALSAAELIRPKVIVVATFEIGADTGDKPGEFQYWVEREKLTGTLTVPGLDHPVRFNDQGVYGVVSGTTVRCGLQIMALGLDPRFDLSQTYWLVNGIAGVSPHVATEGSAAWAKHVIDGDIAYEIDTGEAPKDWPYGIMALGNKTPLTPPVIPDWAPKPMAWTLNLALVDWAFNLTKDVELYDDAAAKAHRALYVGFPAALAPPKVFIGDSFASCRYWHGARMQQWADNWTKLYTKGEGICAMSNMEDHGIANALTRLAALKKVDFQRVLFLRTGSNFSMPPAGQTAAESMVAEYAGMVPSLEAAYRVGSPVVHALVKDWAKYSVKTPE